The genome window AGCATAATAAAAATGCCAAGGGGTTTATATTTGATGGATTTCCTCGCACTACAGCGCAAGCAGAAGCATTAGATAAATTACTGCACGATAAAGCAACTTCTATTACGATGATGCTTGCCTTAGAAGTAAGTGATGAAGAGCTTATAAAAAGATTGCTTCTAAGAGGCGAATTGTCTGGAAGAGCAGATGATAGAGACGAAACTACCATCAGAAGACGTATTTTGGAATACAATACCAAAACGCTTGTAGTTAAGCAATTTTACGAAAAACAAAATAAATTCCGTTCCATAAACGGAATGGGCACCATTGACGATACCTTTGTGCTTTTACGTAAAGAAATTGATAAAGCAACTGTAAGTTAATTTGTAAATAGTTGCATAGTTTTTTACAGCACTATTTATCATTCAAGCCAATACCATTTAAAATTTGTTGTTTGCATTTTTCAATTCTGTTTATTCTAGTTTGCGCTTGTTTGGGTTGGGAAAAATAAATGATATACCCCCTTTGTCTTCCCGGTGTTAAAGCGTAAAAAGCATTTTTTAATTTAGAATCTTTGTCGAATGCCTGTAAAAGCTCATCAGGTATAGGTTCTGGGTTTTTCTTGAATACAACTTTTTTCCCACTCTCTTCAATTGCTATTGCCTCTAGTATATAAGATTTTAGTACATCTTGTAGCTTTAATATTTCATCTAAAGCCACAAATTTCACTAACCTATCAGACTGGAGATTGCCTTGTTGCGAGAGAATTTTATGTACATCTGTTAAAAGTACTCCTTTAAAAAAGCCGATTGAAGCATAGTTTTTTAATGCTGCTACTGTTACAATGTTTTTACCATGGAGTGTGTACACCGGAACACCCCATTTTATTTCTTCTTTTAAGCCACATTCCAAAACAATTTGTCGGAGTGTTTCTAATTCTGCTCTCCAGGTGTTTACTTTACATTGCGCTGTTCCACCGTATTTGCAACGCATGCAACCATCAATAAGGTATTTATCTACTTGTGCATTTACTTCTATTTTCATTGTGAGGTAATTGTTAGTTTATAATAGTATAGCACCGTGTCATTGTTACTGTTTGTGGGTTATTGGATAAGGCTATTACATATTCATCAGATTCTGCCGTTGTTGGTGTTATCCACCAACAACCTGATGGAATCTTAATCTAACAGCTTCAAATAACCCAAATTATTCCATAATGGAGATAACACGAACAGGGCTAAAGATATTCTAGAAATTATCATTTTTCACAAAATTCTTTCAACTTATCGAGTGCTTTTGGGTAGGTCTGGTTCATATAATCTAAAAATTCTTCAGTGGTATCTAAGTCAACAATAACGGTTGTAGTTCCATTCTTTTCTTCGAAGGTGTAGTTTTCAAATCCGTTTGCCCATTTTTCCACTTCTGGTCCTTCTGTAATTTCCTTGTCAGCTTTTAAAAGACCATAATGTTGAATTGAAACAAATTGGTTGGGAATGTTTTCAACTATCTTAGAGACCATACCTCCCTTTTCACCTTTATCATCTACTCCAATAAATAAAATTTTATTTCCCTTGTCCCAAGCCCCTTCATAGGTAGAGGTCGGGTTAAACATAGAAGTCCATTGTTCATAAGTTGATTTACTCTTAATGCCAAGCATAAAATCATATACCTTGGTTACAGGTGCATTGATGCTTACGTTGAATTGTAACTTTTTCATAGTTTTAATATTTTTTATAATAATTTTTCGAATTGTTAATTTGAGCATTTGTTCGACTTATCCACCAACGAACCGATGGAATTTAAATTAACACCTTCAAATAACATAAACAACTCTTTGGTAGTTGATTTTTGTAGTTGATTAATGAAATTATTTTTTCTTCTTTTTTGATGCCTTGGCTTTGCTATTGAATACCAAACAAAGATTTATCCAGTACTCGAATTCTTTCTGGGTTTTCATGCCTGTGTTGTCCACCATTACATAGCCTTTCATTGGTCGCTTTGTAAAATCCATTGTTCGGCAACCTGTTTTTTCTATCGCTGCTTTGTGAAAGTCGGGGTCTATGCGGCACATCATTTCGCCTGCAATAATACCCACACACATTTTGCCATTATACATAAAGGTTAAACCTCCCATCATTTCTTTCTCTTGAATGTTGTGAAGGTCTTCAAGTTGCTCTCGAATGCGATTTGCTAATTTTTCGTTGTAAGCCATGATTTAGGGTTAATGAGTTTCCGTATACGATTTAAGTCCTGCAAAGAATTTTTTAATTCCTGCGTCCGATTGTTTGCGTAACATTAAACTGTCAAGAAACTTGCCCAGTAAACCAAACTTAACCGTGTATTCCATTACCTGTTTCACTTTTGTTTGGCTGCCAACTTTCTCGAAGCTGTAACTGTGTTTCAGTCCTGCGATTGGAAAAGAACAGTCAGTCAATTGATAGGTTAATGTTTCGTTTGGTTCGAATACTGTTACTTTTTCCTCGAACCAATTTTTGCCATCAAGCATCAATACTTTTCTTTTTGCATTTAATCCGCTTTTGTTTTCTGAAAGTGCAGTTGATTGTTTAACAGTTGGGTCGTACTTGTCAAGGAGTTCAATGTTTGTCAATGCTTCCCAAATTTTATCAACCGATGCGTTTATTGTTATTTCGTTGTGAATAGTTGCCTTATCAATTTATTTTTCTGCTAAACCTTTAATGTTTGAAAGAATTTTTCCTTGTATCTCACTCATCTTTTTTTTCATCATCAACGCATTCATAATTCTTACTAAAAGGTTTGCGGGCTCGTAATATGATTCATTTATGATTTTAGTTCGGTTCTCGTCTATCTTTTCAAGATAGAAGCAAAATCGTGGGTCTTTCAACATCTTACCCATTCCCATGCTATCGTTTTCAATAACCCAAACGGTTTTCTTTTCGTGAACCAGTTCAACTAATTTTTCGGTCATTGTACCTCGTTTGCCCCTGTTCTCCATTTCGCAAGTTCGTGTTTCGCCTTGTTTGTCCATTCGACCTGTGGCCGTTATAACGCCAGGATTTATTTTGTCTAAAAGTGTAATGTCGGTAATGATTGCCCAAACGTTACTTATTGGTGAGTTGATTAAGGCTTCGTTGTGTGCTTGCAATTTGCTCATAATTTTGTGTTTTAAAATTTCACTTGCTATTTGAAAGTGCAAATATAAAGCAAAATACTTGTTATATGCAAGTGGATTTGTAAATTTGTGTCGTGAAGAAGAAAAAAATTGAATATCGTTCTGCTTGTCCAATTAGCACCGCTTTGGATATTTTAGGAGATAAATGGTCTTTATTGATAGTTCGTGATATGGTTTTTAATGGAATGAACACTTATGGTGATTTTTTGAACGGTGGTGAAAAAATTGCTACAAATATTCTTGCCGACAGATTGATGTTGTTGGAAGCAGGTGGTATCATTACTAGACAAAAGCATCCTGAAAGCAAAGCAAAAATTCTATATACACTCACACCCAAAGGGATTGATTTGGTTCCAGCTTTGGTTGAGATTATTTCATGGAGTGAGAAATATCATGATGTCCATCCTTATGCAAAGCAGTTTGCTAAACAGTTACGAAATGATAAGGAAGCTGTCGTTAAACAAATTATAGACGGTCTAAAAAAAAGTTGATTTTAGATGCGTGGTTTAAAGTTATATTGTTGTCTTAAGGTTGCCGAAAAAGGGTTCGGCCTCTTTTAGCCTTTGTTGGCGTTATCCACCAACAACCTGATGGAATCTTAATCTAACACCTTCAAACAAAATAAACAACTCCATGTTGGTGATAACACCAACATGGGCTAAAAATTACCGCTAACGGTTGGCTGCATTGCGATGTGCTGGATTAGAAAGCACTTCACTGTCTGCTACCACAAATATAAATTAAAAGCATAATTGATTAAGGCAAATGTTTAGAAATAAATTTATACCGAATTAATAAACATTTGCAGCTTGCACAAAGCCCAGCATATTGCAAGGCTGCTGTTAGTAACAGTTATTTAATTGCTTTCTTAAGTTCTAATTCAAGTTTTTTATAATTGTTAATTCGGTCTGAGAGAGTAATTTTTTCCTTGTCGAGCAAATAATAAACAGGTCTGCTTAGACCTCTTGGAGATATTATAAAATATTTATTTATATTCCCTTTCTTGGTATATGCATTACCCCAAGGTCTAACTGTGGTCCATTCAATTTTTAAATCTTCCAAACGTTTGATTTCTGGGTCGCAATTGTCACAGATACATACCGCATAAATTTTAAGTCCCTTTGACTTATAGTCTGTGTATACATTTTTTAATCCAAGTATGTCATAAGATTTCATATAAAAAACAACTAAGCAATAGTCAGAATTAATTGAACTTAATTTCTTGTCGGCTCTTGTGGATATTTCGACAGCTTCAAAGTCAGGTGCTTTTTCTCCTTTTTTTAACAAAGATGTCTGTGCACTTATGTTAAAAAAAAGAATGAGTGTCGATATTAAAAATGTGAATTTCATTTTGTCTGAATAATTGGTACTAACTAAAAGATAAACGCAAGTCTAATTGTAATTAATTGTAATTAATTGTAAGCATTTGTAATTACTTGCTAACGTTTATTTTCTTGATAAATATACCTAATTAGTAACCCTTCCTTCTTTGCATCGTATTACTTCGTTTTTTTCGCAATTACCACTGTATGCACTTCTAACCCGGCATCATTTTTTTCATAATTTACTTTAAATATATTGGAAATAGAATAGCCCGCCTGCAAAAACCATTGTTTTAGTTGGTTTAAATTATGGTAATAAAAATACATTCTATCTCCACTGCTTCCTTTTTTAAAGCCCGATTGGGCATAATCTCCTTCTACAAAACTCAGGTAAATGGTTCCGTTGTTTGCCAATAAATGGTTACAATCTTCTAGAAGTTTTATGCCATCTTCCTCCGATAAGTAAGGTAAACAAAAGCCACAAACAATTCCATTAAATTGATTTTTAATAGTATTAATACTTCTACAATCCATTACACTAAAATGCGCACTCGGGTTATTTGATTTAGCTAATTCTATCATATTGGGGGCAACATCAATTCCTTCTAGTATAAAATCGGGGCGCTTCTTTAGTAAGTATTGAGTAATATTTCCTGGACCACAACCAATCTCGAGTATCGTAGGATTCTCTTCGTGTACTTCTGTGCAAAATGCATCGTATGTATAATTATAAATATCCAACTTCATGAATTTGTCATTGTAAAGTTTTGCTACTTTATTCCATGAAGCAAAAGTTTCGGTGTAGCTGTTCATTTGCGAATTGTATTTAGATTAACATACACTATACATGCATTGCAAGCTTCTAAAGTTTATTAGTACGATCCTGTGTAATACAATATCGTAACAATAGGTAATATACCATTTTTAACTAGTTGAGCTGCACACTATTTACCCTTAGTTAAAATTTAGTTAAGTAGCACTTAATCTATTTTAGTGCAGTTTTATATTCCTTTTTCTTGAAAAAAACCAAAAAAGAACCTAAATTACAACTAGTATTTATTACATGTCAGCTCAAACTACTAAAATTGATTCTGCTATTATTAAAAAATGGATTGATACCAATTTAGAATTGGATGCCATTAAGAAAAGCATGTTAGCGCTTGAAATGGATAATGAAAGCATAGAGTTGCATATTGCGCACTACAAAAAGACGAAAAATTCGCAACGGCAGTTTGTTGGTTTTATTTGGTTGGGCATTGGGGCTTTTATGGGCTTTTTAAGCTGTATTTTATCTATACTTAACCCTATTCCGGATTTGTATAATTGGATTTTATATGGATTTACAACTATTTCAATCATCTTAATTTTTGTTGGATTGTATTTCCTGTTTGAGTAATCATTTTTTTGTACGTTAATTTTATAAAACAAGTCAAATGAAGAAAATTGTAATTTTATTTTGCACGGCAATACTAGTGCTTCTTATCAACTCGTGTACAATAGAGAAAAGAGTTTACAGGTCAGGTTATTATGTTAATTGGGAAGCAAATAAGCCGATAAATAGCAAAATAGCTTTGCAAAAAGAAAAGCAAAATTCTATAAATGAAATTTCATTGTTTCCGGAAGCTACCACAAAGCATTCTGCCAATGAAAGCCCCATGGTTGCTTCTATATCAAATAGTAAGATAGCTTTGTCCAAACAAAACTCTAGATTTAAAATTGTTGATGAGTGCGATGTTGTTATTTTAAAAACGGGTCAAGAGTTTAAAGCAAAAGTGTTAGAAGTTGGTCAATCCGAAATTAAATACAAGGCTTGCGACAATATAACAGGACCAACCTTTACAAAGTTGAAGTCAGAGATATTTATGATTAAGTATCCTAACGGCACAAGTACTGTGATGAATTCCCAAGAAAGTTCATCTACTTCCTCTGCTACTAGTCCTAGCTCTGATTATAATTCTCCCAACAATTCTAGTTCTAATATTGTTAATGTTAATGTAACAAATAATGTAGGTGGTAATAATAAAAGTTTTTTAGTTACAGTATTATTTTGGTTTTTCTTTGGATTGCTTGGTATTCATAGATTTTATTTAGGTCATTATGGTATTGGTATTTTATATCTTTTAACTGCAGGGCTTTGTGGTATAGGTTGGGTTATTGATGGCATAATGCTTTTAACCGGAGGTCTTCAACCTAGAAATGGAAACTATACAGACTAAAATCTTTTTTGTGAAATACTCTTTTTACATTTTTTATTTTCTTGTACTGTTGAGTATTCCATTTGTGTTGTTTTATTTGCCAAGCACGTTTTTTGATAACGGACAAACAATTTGCTTGTCGGTACTTTTATTTGACCAAACATGCATTGGCTGCGGGATGACCAGAGCCGTACAACACCTCATTCATTTTGATTTTAGCACCGCTTTTGATTACAACAAACTTTCAGTTATTGTCTTTCCGGTATTAATTTACTTATGGATAAAAGAAATTAAACGGATTTTTATAGTATTAAAAAAAAATCGATTTGACTAAATGTAGGTTAGTTTAGTCAACATTATTTTTGGAATGCCTACATAATTTTTTTTATGATAAAATAAATTGCAACCATTCCAACAACTGAAAAAATCAACATCAGCAACATACTAGGACGCTTTGGTATAATTAAATTTCTATTTCCCATATTAGGATTATTTATTTTCATCACATCCTTTTTCCCTAACAGTTGCGTAAGCATTTCAATTTCTTGAACAAACGTTAATTGGTGTGTTGTTGTATAATAATCGGCAGTGGCATCTAATTTTTTTCGAGTTCTACTACATAAATCAACTTTCAGTTTTCCGAATTTTGCATATTTCACATACATTATCCAGATTTCTCCCACCGCAAAAGACATTTGACAATCGGAACTACAATCAAACTGAATATCGACTAACGAATCCGAAACACCCTTAAAAAGCTTATCAATTCTAAACTGCACACTGCTTTTTGTATCGCACGAATCAACATAAACAACTTGCCCTTCAAACAATACATCGTATTTGTCAACTTCATTAATATCTAGTGTATTAATAGGTGGACATTCGCATGCAAAAGATGAAAAAAAAGTAAGGATGAAAAAGACAATGAATACAAATTTAAACTCCCGGCTCATACATCTTAATAAAATCAACAGTTGTATGAATATCAGGATACATCAATTTATCTTTTTCAATAAATTTTACCTTTGTACGATACTCTTTAATGAGCCGCTCAATAATCGTAGATGATTTCAAAGGTCTCCGGAATTCTAATGCTTGAGCCGCTGTAAACAATTCTATTGCTAATATCTTGTAACAATTCTCCACTACTTTCAGACATTTTGTTGCTGCATTTGCACCCATAGAAACATGATCTTCTTGTCCATTAGAAGAAACAATAGAATCAACACTTGCAGGTGCGCAAAGTTGCTTGTTTTGACTAACAATAGACGCAGCGGTATATTGAGGAATCATAAATCCGGAATTTAGTCCAGATTTTTTTGCTAAAAATGGCGGTAATTCACGTTGTCCGGAAATTAGCTGATAGGTGCGTCTTTCAGATATATTGCCAATTTCTGCCAGTGCAATAGCTAAAAAATCTAATCCCAATGCAAGTGGCTGACCATGAAAATTTCCACCAGATACTATTTCGTCTTCTTCTACAAATACGGTTGGATTATCTGTAACCGAATTTATCTCTGTTTCAAAAATTTCGGTTACATAGTCAATTGTATCGAGTGATGCTCCATGCACTTGCGGCACACAACGAAATGAATATGGATCCTGAACAGCTTTTTTAGGTTGTTTAATCAACTGGCTACCTGATAGTATTTTTCGCACTCTCTCGGCTACTTGAATTTGTCCTTTGTGCGGACGGATTACATGTAATTTCTCATCGAAGGGCTCTACACGTCCGTCAAATGCATCTAATGATAAAGCTGCAATTAAATCAGCCCAAACAGAAAGCCTTTGCGCATGCAGTAAACACCAGATACCATAAGAACTCATAAACTGCGTACCATTCAATAGTGCCAATCCTTCTTTCGATTTCAATTTAATTGGCTTAAGCCCTAATTTTTTTAAAATATCTTTCCCTTTTATTTTTTTTCCGTTCAACATTACTTCGCCTTCTCCAATTAGTGGTAAACAAAGATGTGCCAAGGGAGCTAAGTCTCCGGAAGCACCGAGTGATCCTTGATTGTAAACGACAGGTAAAATATCTTCGTTGTAAAATAGCTGTAAATACCTTACCACGCTTAGTTGAACACCCGAGTTTCCGTGAGATAATCCTTGAATCTTAAACAATAACATTAGCTTTACTATCTCCGCAGGCACCTCTTCTCCAATACCGCAGGCGTGAGATAAAATTAAGTTTTCTTGCAATTGTTCTAAGTCAGTAGTATCAATGGTAGTGTTGCATAGAGAGCCAAAACCGGTATTTATACCATAAATAGGCTTGTTGGATGACTTTATTTTTTCGTCTAAATACTTTCGACTTTTTTCTATTTTCTTTTTCGCATTTTCCGACAAAGAAATTTTAAGCGACTTATTTATGTAAGCTGAAATTTTTTCCAGACTTAATTGCTTATTGGGGCTTAGTTCTATTGATTGCATATAGCTACCTGTTCAAAAAAAGTAAAAGATTGTCTATGGTTAATTTTTCTTGCTCTCCGCTTTGCATATTCTTTACTGATAGCTGTCCGCTTGCCATCTCTTCGCTACCAATTACAATACAATATGGAATGTTTTTTTTGTTGGCATACTCAAATTGTTTTTTCACTTTAACTCTATCCGGATACAATTCGCTGTTAATAGAAGCATTTCTTAGCTTCAGCAGCAGTTGAAATCCATAATCCAACTCTTGTTCGCTAAAGCAAATAATGAGAACCTTTGTGTTAGATGGTTTCACATCCGCAAATAAATTAGCTTCCTCCAGTACGTCAAAAATTCTATCAATGCCAAAAGAAATTCCTACTCCGGACAGATTAGGCAATCCAAAAATTCCGGTTAAATCGTCATACCTTCCGCCTCCACAAATACTGCTTTTTAAAGTTCCTAAATTTGCCTTAACTTCTACAATAGCTCCAGTATAGTAATTCAAACCACGCGCAAGAGTTATATCGAGTTCGCAGGTTGCAGTTTGCAATTCGCAATTCGCTATTTTTTCAAAAACATATTTTATTTCTTCAATGCCTCTTAACCCAATTGCACTGCCAGCCAAAATAGTCGAAAGCAATTCTATTTTCTCTATATAATCTCCAGCAAAATTGATTATAGGTTGTAATTTTTCTATTGCTTGGTTCGAAATACCTTTTTCTGTTAATTCTTTGTTTACGCCCTCTATACCAATTTTATCCAGCTTATCGATAGCCACTGTAATGTCAATTATCTTTTCTTGCTCTCCAATTACCTCGGCTAATCCGGATAAAATTTTTCGATTATTTAGTTTAATTATAACAGGTAATTTTAGCGTTGAAAAAACATCATCAATCATTTTTACCAACTCAATTTCATTTAAAAGCGATTCACTGCCAATAACATCTGCATCGCATTGGTAAAACTCTCGGTATCTTCCTTTTTGTGGTCTGTCGGCACGCCAAACGGGTTGTATTTGGTAGCGTTTAAAGGGGAATGTAATCTCGTTTTGGTGTTGTACTACATAGCGAGCAAAAGGCACGGTTAAATCGTAACGCAACCCCTTTTCTGTTATATCGCCAATTTTCAATTCATCAGTCTTACTTCTTAATTTCTCTAAAATTTCCCCTGAATTTAAAATTTTAAAAAGTAATTTATCCCCTTCCTCTCCGTACTTTCCCATTAATGTAGAAAGATTCTCCATGGCCGGAGTTTCAATTGGGTCAAATCCATAGCGAGTAAAAGTAGATTTTATCGTATGGAAAATATAATTCCTTTTAGCTACATCGGTAGGCGAAAAATCTCGGGTTCCTTTTGGTGTTGAAGGTTTCATATAATTGGTAAT of Bacteroidota bacterium contains these proteins:
- a CDS encoding DUF2752 domain-containing protein, with product MKYSFYIFYFLVLLSIPFVLFYLPSTFFDNGQTICLSVLLFDQTCIGCGMTRAVQHLIHFDFSTAFDYNKLSVIVFPVLIYLWIKEIKRIFIVLKKNRFD
- a CDS encoding SRPBCC domain-containing protein — protein: MKKLQFNVSINAPVTKVYDFMLGIKSKSTYEQWTSMFNPTSTYEGAWDKGNKILFIGVDDKGEKGGMVSKIVENIPNQFVSIQHYGLLKADKEITEGPEVEKWANGFENYTFEEKNGTTTVIVDLDTTEEFLDYMNQTYPKALDKLKEFCEK
- a CDS encoding adenylate kinase, coding for MLNIVLFGPPGAGKGTQSQQLIDEYNLLHLSTGDLLRSEFAAGTQLGIEAKKLMDEGKLVPDEIVIGMISSKLEHNKNAKGFIFDGFPRTTAQAEALDKLLHDKATSITMMLALEVSDEELIKRLLLRGELSGRADDRDETTIRRRILEYNTKTLVVKQFYEKQNKFRSINGMGTIDDTFVLLRKEIDKATVS
- a CDS encoding helix-turn-helix transcriptional regulator; this encodes MKKKKIEYRSACPISTALDILGDKWSLLIVRDMVFNGMNTYGDFLNGGEKIATNILADRLMLLEAGGIITRQKHPESKAKILYTLTPKGIDLVPALVEIISWSEKYHDVHPYAKQFAKQLRNDKEAVVKQIIDGLKKS
- a CDS encoding YdeI/OmpD-associated family protein translates to MKIEVNAQVDKYLIDGCMRCKYGGTAQCKVNTWRAELETLRQIVLECGLKEEIKWGVPVYTLHGKNIVTVAALKNYASIGFFKGVLLTDVHKILSQQGNLQSDRLVKFVALDEILKLQDVLKSYILEAIAIEESGKKVVFKKNPEPIPDELLQAFDKDSKLKNAFYALTPGRQRGYIIYFSQPKQAQTRINRIEKCKQQILNGIGLNDK
- a CDS encoding SRPBCC family protein, with the translated sequence MDKATIHNEITINASVDKIWEALTNIELLDKYDPTVKQSTALSENKSGLNAKRKVLMLDGKNWFEEKVTVFEPNETLTYQLTDCSFPIAGLKHSYSFEKVGSQTKVKQVMEYTVKFGLLGKFLDSLMLRKQSDAGIKKFFAGLKSYTETH
- a CDS encoding class I SAM-dependent methyltransferase, with translation MNSYTETFASWNKVAKLYNDKFMKLDIYNYTYDAFCTEVHEENPTILEIGCGPGNITQYLLKKRPDFILEGIDVAPNMIELAKSNNPSAHFSVMDCRSINTIKNQFNGIVCGFCLPYLSEEDGIKLLEDCNHLLANNGTIYLSFVEGDYAQSGFKKGSSGDRMYFYYHNLNQLKQWFLQAGYSISNIFKVNYEKNDAGLEVHTVVIAKKTK
- a CDS encoding SRPBCC family protein, yielding MSKLQAHNEALINSPISNVWAIITDITLLDKINPGVITATGRMDKQGETRTCEMENRGKRGTMTEKLVELVHEKKTVWVIENDSMGMGKMLKDPRFCFYLEKIDENRTKIINESYYEPANLLVRIMNALMMKKKMSEIQGKILSNIKGLAEK
- the hutH gene encoding histidine ammonia-lyase encodes the protein MQSIELSPNKQLSLEKISAYINKSLKISLSENAKKKIEKSRKYLDEKIKSSNKPIYGINTGFGSLCNTTIDTTDLEQLQENLILSHACGIGEEVPAEIVKLMLLFKIQGLSHGNSGVQLSVVRYLQLFYNEDILPVVYNQGSLGASGDLAPLAHLCLPLIGEGEVMLNGKKIKGKDILKKLGLKPIKLKSKEGLALLNGTQFMSSYGIWCLLHAQRLSVWADLIAALSLDAFDGRVEPFDEKLHVIRPHKGQIQVAERVRKILSGSQLIKQPKKAVQDPYSFRCVPQVHGASLDTIDYVTEIFETEINSVTDNPTVFVEEDEIVSGGNFHGQPLALGLDFLAIALAEIGNISERRTYQLISGQRELPPFLAKKSGLNSGFMIPQYTAASIVSQNKQLCAPASVDSIVSSNGQEDHVSMGANAATKCLKVVENCYKILAIELFTAAQALEFRRPLKSSTIIERLIKEYRTKVKFIEKDKLMYPDIHTTVDFIKMYEPGV
- a CDS encoding TM2 domain-containing protein, whose protein sequence is MNSQESSSTSSATSPSSDYNSPNNSSSNIVNVNVTNNVGGNNKSFLVTVLFWFFFGLLGIHRFYLGHYGIGILYLLTAGLCGIGWVIDGIMLLTGGLQPRNGNYTD
- a CDS encoding histidine--tRNA ligase, translating into MKPSTPKGTRDFSPTDVAKRNYIFHTIKSTFTRYGFDPIETPAMENLSTLMGKYGEEGDKLLFKILNSGEILEKLRSKTDELKIGDITEKGLRYDLTVPFARYVVQHQNEITFPFKRYQIQPVWRADRPQKGRYREFYQCDADVIGSESLLNEIELVKMIDDVFSTLKLPVIIKLNNRKILSGLAEVIGEQEKIIDITVAIDKLDKIGIEGVNKELTEKGISNQAIEKLQPIINFAGDYIEKIELLSTILAGSAIGLRGIEEIKYVFEKIANCELQTATCELDITLARGLNYYTGAIVEVKANLGTLKSSICGGGRYDDLTGIFGLPNLSGVGISFGIDRIFDVLEEANLFADVKPSNTKVLIICFSEQELDYGFQLLLKLRNASINSELYPDRVKVKKQFEYANKKNIPYCIVIGSEEMASGQLSVKNMQSGEQEKLTIDNLLLFLNR
- a CDS encoding TfoX/Sxy family protein, whose protein sequence is MAYNEKLANRIREQLEDLHNIQEKEMMGGLTFMYNGKMCVGIIAGEMMCRIDPDFHKAAIEKTGCRTMDFTKRPMKGYVMVDNTGMKTQKEFEYWINLCLVFNSKAKASKKKKK